CAGAAACAAGGATACAACGGCTTCATGAATCGTCGTGGTCTCACGCACAATAACCGGAACACCGTGCAGATCGCCAACCTTCATTTTGAGCAGGCGAAACTTCTCCTCCCGGTCGCGCGTACCCCGCTTTCCCAGGAAGTACCCTACCTTTGGCTTGGCATCAATATAATCCAGAACCACCAGTTTGGATAAATCGGTACGAAGGGTGGCTCGGCTGACATTCAGCATCTCCGCAATCTGATCTCCTGTAATCGGTGCATGTTTTTTTACGATATCGACGATATCTTGCTGCCTTGTCGTCAGTTCGATAGTGATCCCTCCTGCGTGCATTTCCTCTACTTGCCGATATAATACGTCATATATAATATATATGCAACATATTTTCGTCCAAAAATACATAATTAGGTATTAATCATTTTTTTGATGCCCATCAAAAAAAGTTATAAATCCACTAAAAAAGCATGCTTCAGGAAAGTTTCCTCCCCCATAAGCATGCTTTGTGTTTGTATTTACTTTTCATCTAACCATTATCAATTGTTTAATCTTGAGGGTCTGTACCTTTGCATTCTCCTTTACCGCAAAATCCATAAATGATCTTCACTCCGTCGGTTGGAATCGTGTCCACCATTTCATCACATCTGGAGCATATAATCAGGCCCCATTCCTCGTTTGCCTTGCCTTTCGCTGCCTCTGGACTTGTTAACGCTTTCATAACATTTCCTCCTTATGTTTTTTCACTTTGCTGCAAGGCTGTTTACGCTTTGTTATCAAGGGGTAACTCGATTCGCCACATCTTACTGAAGACCAGACCAACCGTTTCGCTAAC
Above is a window of Paenibacillus sp. FSL K6-1330 DNA encoding:
- a CDS encoding helix-turn-helix transcriptional regulator encodes the protein MHAGGITIELTTRQQDIVDIVKKHAPITGDQIAEMLNVSRATLRTDLSKLVVLDYIDAKPKVGYFLGKRGTRDREEKFRLLKMKVGDLHGVPVIVRETTTIHEAVVSLFLENVGNLIVTDADGHLAGIVSRKDLLKVTLGNPTASSMPVSLIMTRRANVTTVQPEDTVLDAARKIINHQIDSLPVVVPSTTGNPGEHWKVVGRITKTNIIKMLLDMVAEE
- a CDS encoding GapA-binding peptide SR1P produces the protein MKALTSPEAAKGKANEEWGLIICSRCDEMVDTIPTDGVKIIYGFCGKGECKGTDPQD